The following are encoded together in the Thermosipho japonicus genome:
- the rpsC gene encoding 30S ribosomal protein S3, which produces MGQKVHPRGFRLGITADWQATWFNEKNYKEYLLEDEEIRKVIKNKYAQAGISEIVIERPDSERVIAIIKSARPGIIIGKKGAEITELRQNLEKRFNRRFIVNVEEIKNPEVDAQLVAENIASRIEKRASYKVVMKKAIFNAMKKGAKGIKIMVSGRLAGAEIARTEWYLKGRLPLQTIKSIIDYGTARAETKYGTIGIKVWIYKGDADI; this is translated from the coding sequence GTGGGTCAAAAAGTTCATCCACGCGGCTTCAGGCTCGGGATAACAGCAGATTGGCAGGCAACATGGTTTAATGAAAAGAATTACAAGGAATACTTGCTTGAAGACGAAGAAATTAGAAAAGTTATAAAGAATAAATATGCACAAGCAGGAATTAGTGAGATTGTTATTGAAAGGCCAGATTCAGAAAGAGTAATTGCAATTATAAAATCTGCAAGGCCAGGAATAATTATAGGTAAAAAAGGTGCAGAAATAACAGAATTAAGACAAAATCTTGAGAAGAGATTTAACAGAAGATTTATAGTCAATGTTGAGGAAATTAAAAATCCTGAAGTTGATGCACAGTTAGTAGCGGAAAATATTGCAAGCAGAATTGAAAAACGTGCATCTTATAAAGTAGTAATGAAAAAGGCTATTTTTAATGCTATGAAAAAAGGTGCAAAAGGTATAAAAATAATGGTTTCTGGAAGACTTGCAGGTGCAGAAATTGCAAGAACAGAATGGTATTTGAAGGGAAGACTTCCACTTCAAACTATAAAATCAATAATCGATTATGGCACAGCTAGAGCTGAAACAAAATATGGTACAATTGGTATTAAAGTATGGATTTATAAAGGCGACGCCGATATCTGA
- the rpsQ gene encoding 30S ribosomal protein S17 — protein MPKKKLVGEVVSDKMDKTVVVAVSTLVKHPRVGKYIKRTKKYYAHDENNECRDGDIVEIIESRPLSKLKRWRVLRIVERSVFADETLDEETEGGSSDDN, from the coding sequence ATGCCTAAAAAGAAATTGGTTGGCGAAGTTGTAAGCGATAAAATGGATAAGACAGTTGTAGTTGCAGTTAGTACATTAGTAAAACACCCGAGAGTGGGGAAATATATCAAGAGAACAAAAAAGTATTATGCACACGATGAAAATAACGAATGTAGAGATGGAGATATAGTTGAAATTATTGAATCAAGACCATTGAGTAAATTAAAAAGATGGAGAGTACTTAGAATTGTAGAAAGATCAGTTTTTGCGGATGAGACTTTAGACGAAGAAACGGAAGGAGGTAGTAGTGATGATAATTAA
- a CDS encoding type Z 30S ribosomal protein S14: MARKGLVERWKKPKKFKTREYTRCKICGRAHSVYREFGICRVCFRKMANEGKLPGVRKATW, encoded by the coding sequence ATGGCAAGAAAAGGTCTTGTTGAAAGATGGAAAAAGCCAAAGAAATTTAAAACAAGAGAATATACAAGATGTAAGATTTGTGGAAGAGCACATTCCGTATATAGAGAATTTGGTATTTGTAGAGTTTGTTTCAGAAAAATGGCCAATGAGGGAAAACTCCCGGGAGTTAGGAAGGCAACATGGTAA
- the rplE gene encoding 50S ribosomal protein L5 translates to MQYIPLKEKYENEIKPAMMKEFGYKNIHQVPKLEKIVINMGIGEGSRNKDVIDIHAKELALIAGQKPVVTRAKKSISNFKIRKGMPIGLKVTLRGVNMYNFLYKLINLVLPKVRDFRGLNPNGFDGRGNYSFGLTEQLVFPEISPDQVRRVQGMDIVIVTTAKTDDEARKLLELFGFPFKR, encoded by the coding sequence ATGCAGTACATACCATTGAAAGAAAAGTATGAAAATGAAATCAAACCTGCAATGATGAAAGAATTTGGATATAAAAATATTCATCAAGTTCCAAAACTAGAAAAGATAGTTATTAACATGGGTATCGGTGAAGGTTCAAGAAACAAAGATGTTATTGATATTCATGCAAAAGAATTAGCACTTATTGCAGGCCAGAAACCTGTTGTAACTAGAGCAAAAAAGAGTATCTCTAACTTTAAAATAAGAAAAGGAATGCCAATAGGTTTAAAAGTAACATTAAGAGGAGTTAACATGTACAACTTCTTGTACAAACTTATTAATTTGGTTCTTCCAAAAGTTAGAGACTTTAGAGGATTGAATCCAAATGGTTTTGATGGAAGAGGAAATTATTCATTTGGATTGACCGAACAGTTGGTCTTTCCTGAAATATCTCCAGATCAAGTTAGAAGAGTCCAAGGAATGGATATTGTAATTGTTACAACTGCTAAAACAGATGATGAAGCAAGAAAATTATTAGAGCTCTTTGGATTCCCGTTTAAAAGATAA
- the tuf gene encoding elongation factor Tu — protein MAKEKFVRSKPHLNVGTIGHIDHGKTTLTAAITKYLSFFGRADYTPYEQIDKAPEEKERGITINISHIEYETETRHYAHIDCPGHADYIKNMITGAAQMDGAILVVAATDGPMPQTREHVLLARQVNVPAMIVFINKTDMVDDEELIDLVEMEVRELLNKYEFPGDDLPVVRGSALKAVEGPDDPNDPVYAPIKELLDTMDSYFPEPQRETDKPFLMPVEDVFSITGRGTVVTGRIERGVIRPGDEVEIVGMSYDIKKTVVTSVEMFRKILDEGLAGDNVGCLLRGIDKDEVERGQVLAKPGSITPHTTFKAQVYVLKKEEGGRHTPFQKGYKPQFFIRTADVTGELIDFPAGVEMVMPGDNVEMTIKLIYPVAIEEGMRFAIREGGRTVGAGVVTAIVE, from the coding sequence ATGGCAAAAGAAAAGTTTGTGAGAAGCAAACCTCACCTTAACGTAGGTACCATTGGACACATTGACCACGGAAAAACAACATTAACAGCAGCTATAACAAAGTATCTTTCATTCTTTGGTAGAGCAGATTATACTCCATACGAACAAATCGATAAGGCACCAGAAGAAAAAGAAAGAGGAATTACAATTAACATTTCACACATCGAATACGAAACAGAAACAAGACACTATGCACACATTGACTGTCCAGGTCACGCAGACTACATCAAGAACATGATTACTGGTGCTGCTCAAATGGACGGAGCAATCCTTGTTGTTGCTGCAACAGACGGACCAATGCCACAAACAAGAGAACACGTTCTTCTTGCAAGACAAGTTAACGTTCCTGCAATGATAGTTTTCATTAACAAAACAGATATGGTTGATGACGAAGAATTAATTGACTTAGTTGAAATGGAAGTTAGGGAACTTCTCAACAAATACGAATTCCCAGGTGACGATCTTCCAGTAGTAAGAGGTTCTGCACTTAAAGCAGTTGAAGGTCCAGATGATCCAAACGATCCAGTATACGCACCTATAAAAGAATTACTTGATACAATGGATTCTTACTTCCCAGAACCACAAAGGGAAACAGACAAACCATTCTTAATGCCTGTAGAAGACGTATTCTCAATCACAGGTAGGGGTACAGTTGTTACAGGAAGAATAGAACGTGGTGTTATCAGACCCGGTGACGAAGTTGAAATTGTTGGTATGAGCTACGATATAAAGAAAACAGTTGTTACAAGTGTTGAAATGTTCAGAAAGATCCTTGACGAAGGTCTTGCTGGTGACAACGTTGGATGTTTGTTGAGAGGTATTGACAAGGACGAAGTTGAAAGGGGACAAGTTCTTGCAAAACCAGGATCAATTACTCCTCACACAACATTCAAAGCACAAGTTTACGTATTGAAGAAAGAAGAAGGAGGAAGACATACTCCATTCCAAAAAGGTTACAAACCACAATTCTTCATTAGAACAGCTGACGTTACTGGAGAATTAATTGACTTCCCAGCAGGTGTTGAAATGGTAATGCCTGGTGATAATGTTGAAATGACAATTAAACTTATCTATCCAGTAGCTATTGAAGAAGGAATGAGATTTGCTATCCGTGAAGGTGGAAGAACAGTCGGAGCAGGTGTTGTAACAGCAATTGTTGAGTAA
- the rplV gene encoding 50S ribosomal protein L22, with protein MQVLIKRNGMKRSKFHRERKEKLSTMPVYEARAVAKFVRISPRKARSVANSIKGKNVSEAFTILEFSPKKAARLIKNVLKSAVANAVNNHGLNEENLYVYTCYVNDGPRMKRIWPRGRGSADIIQKRMSHITVIVRDKEAEKAAKEEK; from the coding sequence ATGCAAGTTCTCATAAAGAGAAACGGAATGAAACGTTCCAAATTCCATAGAGAGAGAAAAGAAAAATTATCAACAATGCCAGTGTATGAAGCAAGAGCAGTAGCAAAATTTGTTAGAATTTCTCCAAGAAAAGCAAGAAGTGTCGCAAATTCAATTAAAGGTAAAAATGTTTCAGAAGCATTTACAATTCTTGAATTTTCTCCAAAAAAGGCTGCAAGACTTATAAAAAATGTGTTAAAATCAGCAGTGGCTAATGCTGTTAATAACCATGGCCTTAATGAGGAAAATTTATATGTTTACACATGCTATGTAAACGATGGTCCAAGAATGAAAAGAATTTGGCCAAGAGGTAGAGGTAGTGCAGATATAATTCAAAAAAGGATGTCCCATATTACAGTAATTGTTAGAGACAAGGAAGCCGAAAAGGCTGCAAAGGAAGAAAAGTGA
- the rpmC gene encoding 50S ribosomal protein L29, whose protein sequence is MKAAELRNLTNEELMNLLEEKKRTLMNLRFQNVLGQLTDYSQISKTRKDIARIKTILRERELGVRR, encoded by the coding sequence ATGAAGGCTGCTGAACTTAGAAATTTAACAAATGAAGAATTGATGAATTTATTAGAAGAAAAGAAAAGAACACTCATGAACTTGAGATTCCAGAACGTTTTGGGACAACTTACGGACTACAGTCAAATTTCAAAGACAAGGAAAGACATAGCAAGAATCAAAACAATTCTCAGGGAAAGAGAATTGGGTGTAAGGAGGTAA
- the rpsS gene encoding 30S ribosomal protein S19 — MGRSTKKGPYVDPKLLKKIRQLNEAGEKKIIKTWSRASMIVPEMVGHTIAVYNGLKHIPVYITENMVGHRLGEFSFTRRFGGHADKSASKGQVKK; from the coding sequence ATGGGCAGGTCCACGAAAAAGGGACCTTATGTAGATCCCAAGTTACTAAAAAAAATAAGACAACTTAACGAAGCAGGCGAGAAAAAAATAATTAAAACCTGGAGCAGAGCAAGCATGATAGTACCTGAAATGGTAGGACATACAATAGCAGTATATAATGGTTTAAAACACATTCCAGTATACATTACAGAAAATATGGTTGGTCATAGATTAGGTGAATTTTCATTTACTAGAAGATTTGGAGGACACGCTGATAAGTCTGCAAGCAAGGGTCAGGTTAAAAAGTGA
- the rplX gene encoding 50S ribosomal protein L24 codes for MARKIRKGDTVMVLSGKDKGKTGEVVRVIPKEDKVIVRGVNVVKRHQRPNAQMRQGGIIEKESPIYACKVALVCPSCGKATRVGFRFLEDGTKVRYCKKCGEVIDK; via the coding sequence GTGGCAAGGAAAATAAGAAAAGGCGATACAGTAATGGTACTTTCTGGAAAAGATAAAGGAAAAACAGGTGAAGTTGTAAGAGTAATTCCAAAAGAAGATAAAGTAATTGTAAGAGGAGTAAATGTTGTAAAAAGACATCAAAGACCAAATGCACAAATGAGACAAGGCGGAATTATTGAGAAAGAATCACCAATTTATGCTTGTAAGGTTGCATTAGTGTGCCCAAGCTGTGGAAAAGCAACAAGAGTTGGATTCAGATTTTTAGAAGATGGAACAAAAGTAAGGTACTGTAAGAAGTGTGGAGAAGTCATAGATAAGTAA
- the fusA gene encoding elongation factor G, with the protein MKEIQAIYVDLKKLRNIGIMAHIDAGKTTTTERILFYTGRKHNIGSVDDGTATMDWMVQEKERGITIVSAATTCMWKDHRINIIDTPGHVDFTIEVERALRVLDGAVAVFDAAAGVEPQSETVWRQADKYNVPRIAFMNKMDKLGADFEMAVQTMVDRLKANPVPVQMPMGAEDSFEGVIDLIEMKAIRWLNENGTEMVYEEIPEKYRAKAEEMREDLLEKVAELDDEIMMLYLEGEEISNDLIKKALRKATIENKATPVFCGSAKMNRGVQPLLDGILEYLPSPLDMPPVRGWDQNGEEVQIKPSEDEPFTALAFKIQADPYVGKLTFFRVYSGRLEKGSYVYNSTKGKKERISRLIFMHADKREDVEYVRAGDIVAAIGLKDTKTGDTLCDEKRPVILEKMEFPEPVISIAIEPETKNDQNKLSKALTLLSDEDPSFRAYVDHETGETIISGMGELHLEIIVDRLKREFNTKVRVGQPQVAYRETIQEVAEAEGKYIRQSGGRGQYGHVIMRFEPIDLSKTFEFEDRIVGGVIPKEYIPAVEEGVREAAQSGVLAGYPMVGIKAILLDGSYHEVDSSEMAFKIAASMAFKEAVKKAKPILLEPIMRVEVTTPEEYMGNIIADLNSRRAHVETLESRGHLRIIKALVPLSEMFGYATDLRSLSQGRATYTMVLERYAKVPDKLAEKIISK; encoded by the coding sequence ATGAAGGAGATACAGGCTATATATGTTGACTTGAAAAAATTAAGAAATATTGGAATAATGGCTCATATTGATGCTGGTAAAACTACCACAACTGAGAGAATTCTTTTTTACACAGGTAGAAAACATAATATTGGTAGCGTTGATGATGGTACAGCAACAATGGACTGGATGGTCCAGGAAAAAGAGAGAGGTATTACCATAGTTTCTGCTGCAACCACATGTATGTGGAAAGACCATCGTATTAATATTATTGACACTCCGGGGCACGTTGATTTTACAATAGAAGTTGAACGTGCTTTAAGAGTTTTAGATGGAGCAGTTGCTGTTTTTGATGCTGCAGCAGGTGTTGAGCCGCAATCTGAAACAGTTTGGAGACAGGCTGATAAATACAACGTTCCAAGGATTGCCTTCATGAACAAAATGGATAAACTCGGAGCAGATTTTGAAATGGCTGTTCAAACAATGGTGGACAGGTTAAAAGCAAATCCTGTACCTGTCCAAATGCCAATGGGTGCTGAAGATTCTTTTGAAGGCGTTATAGATTTGATAGAAATGAAAGCAATTAGATGGTTAAATGAAAATGGTACAGAAATGGTTTACGAAGAGATTCCAGAAAAGTATAGGGCAAAAGCTGAAGAAATGAGAGAAGATTTGTTAGAAAAAGTTGCTGAATTAGATGACGAGATAATGATGCTTTATCTTGAAGGAGAAGAAATATCAAATGATCTTATTAAAAAGGCACTTAGAAAGGCAACTATTGAGAATAAAGCAACACCAGTATTTTGCGGTTCTGCAAAAATGAATAGAGGTGTTCAACCTCTCTTAGATGGAATATTGGAATATCTTCCATCACCACTTGATATGCCACCAGTTAGAGGTTGGGATCAAAACGGTGAAGAAGTACAAATTAAACCATCAGAGGATGAACCATTTACAGCTTTAGCTTTTAAAATTCAGGCAGATCCATATGTAGGAAAATTAACATTCTTTAGAGTTTACAGTGGTAGACTCGAAAAGGGAAGTTATGTATATAACTCAACTAAAGGTAAAAAAGAAAGAATTTCAAGGTTAATCTTTATGCACGCAGATAAAAGAGAAGATGTTGAATATGTAAGAGCTGGTGATATTGTAGCGGCAATAGGATTAAAAGATACAAAAACTGGGGATACCCTTTGTGATGAAAAAAGACCTGTTATCTTAGAAAAAATGGAATTTCCAGAACCAGTTATTTCAATAGCAATAGAACCTGAAACAAAAAATGATCAAAACAAGCTTTCTAAAGCATTAACATTGTTGAGTGATGAAGATCCATCTTTTAGAGCTTATGTTGATCACGAAACAGGTGAAACTATTATTTCTGGAATGGGTGAATTGCATCTTGAAATAATAGTGGATAGGTTAAAGAGAGAATTTAACACTAAAGTAAGAGTTGGTCAACCTCAAGTTGCGTATAGAGAAACCATTCAAGAAGTAGCAGAGGCAGAAGGAAAATACATCAGACAGAGCGGTGGTAGAGGACAATACGGTCATGTTATAATGAGATTTGAGCCAATTGACTTAAGTAAAACTTTTGAATTTGAAGATAGGATCGTTGGTGGAGTTATTCCTAAGGAATATATTCCAGCTGTTGAAGAAGGTGTAAGGGAAGCCGCACAAAGTGGTGTTCTTGCAGGATATCCAATGGTTGGAATAAAGGCAATACTCTTGGATGGTTCATATCACGAAGTTGACTCATCTGAAATGGCATTTAAAATTGCAGCAAGTATGGCATTCAAAGAAGCAGTTAAAAAGGCTAAACCGATTTTACTTGAGCCAATTATGAGAGTAGAAGTAACAACCCCTGAAGAATATATGGGTAACATAATAGCAGATTTAAACTCAAGACGTGCGCATGTTGAAACACTTGAATCAAGGGGACATTTAAGAATAATAAAAGCGCTTGTTCCATTGTCTGAAATGTTTGGGTATGCAACCGATTTGAGATCATTGTCTCAAGGTCGTGCAACATACACAATGGTTTTGGAACGTTATGCAAAAGTTCCAGATAAATTAGCGGAAAAAATTATTTCAAAATAA
- the rplC gene encoding 50S ribosomal protein L3, which yields MKMIIGRKVGMTRIFKDDKVIPVTVIKAGPCYVVQKKTIDTDGYNAIQIGFEEAKKVNKPMEGVFKKAGVKPLKILKEFRVENPEEFELGQEIKVDIFAEGDKIDITGWSKGRGFAGAMKRWGFRGGPKSHGAKFHRELGSVGQHSEPARIFKGKKMPGQYGNERVTILNSEIVKIDVENNLIAVKGGVPGARGGLVLIRTAKRG from the coding sequence ATGAAAATGATTATTGGAAGAAAAGTTGGAATGACCCGAATCTTTAAGGATGATAAAGTCATTCCTGTAACAGTTATAAAAGCTGGTCCTTGTTATGTTGTTCAGAAGAAAACAATAGATACAGATGGATACAATGCAATTCAGATTGGTTTTGAAGAGGCAAAAAAAGTTAATAAACCAATGGAAGGTGTTTTCAAAAAAGCAGGTGTCAAACCATTGAAAATATTAAAAGAATTCAGAGTAGAAAATCCAGAAGAATTTGAACTTGGGCAAGAAATAAAGGTTGATATTTTTGCCGAAGGTGATAAAATAGATATTACAGGATGGTCCAAAGGAAGAGGTTTTGCTGGTGCAATGAAAAGATGGGGATTTAGAGGCGGACCAAAATCTCATGGTGCAAAATTCCATAGGGAACTAGGTTCCGTAGGTCAGCACTCAGAACCTGCAAGAATTTTCAAAGGCAAAAAGATGCCGGGACAATATGGTAACGAACGTGTAACAATATTGAACTCAGAAATTGTTAAAATAGACGTAGAGAATAATTTAATAGCAGTAAAAGGTGGCGTCCCAGGAGCGAGAGGCGGCCTTGTCCTTATTAGAACAGCTAAAAGAGGATAA
- the rplW gene encoding 50S ribosomal protein L23 → MKNYADVIIRPIVSEKSYYAREDRKYVFEVSKDANKPLIKEAVEKLFNVKVEKVNVINVKPKPKRDLRRGAMARQGYTKSWKKAIVTLKEGYTIKELEGEH, encoded by the coding sequence ATGAAGAACTATGCAGATGTTATTATTAGACCAATTGTTAGTGAAAAATCATATTATGCCAGAGAAGATAGAAAGTACGTTTTTGAAGTTTCTAAAGATGCCAATAAACCACTTATAAAGGAAGCTGTAGAAAAATTGTTTAATGTAAAAGTTGAGAAGGTTAACGTGATAAATGTAAAACCAAAACCAAAAAGAGATTTAAGACGTGGTGCAATGGCAAGACAAGGATATACCAAATCTTGGAAAAAGGCAATAGTAACTCTTAAAGAAGGGTACACGATTAAGGAATTAGAAGGAGAACATTAA
- the rplD gene encoding 50S ribosomal protein L4 — MAKVSLFNSKGENIGTVDLKDEVFAIEPNFDVIWRYIDMQLTNSRAGTASTKTRGEVSGGGRKPWIQKHTGRARQGSIRAPHWRHGGVAHGPKPRVYFKRLNKKMKRLALKSALSLRLKEENLIVVDEIKFERPKTKDLREVLKNLGLENQKVLVVLPKKVEEYVNVKISGRNIPGVKVIIADNPGVDRTNIDGLNVYDILNHDKLVLLQGTVQKIEEVLG, encoded by the coding sequence ATGGCAAAAGTTAGTTTGTTTAACTCAAAAGGCGAAAACATCGGAACAGTTGATTTAAAAGATGAAGTATTTGCTATCGAGCCAAATTTTGATGTTATTTGGCGCTATATTGATATGCAGCTTACAAATTCAAGAGCAGGAACAGCTTCTACAAAAACACGTGGAGAAGTGTCCGGTGGTGGAAGAAAACCTTGGATTCAAAAACACACAGGTAGAGCAAGACAAGGTTCAATTAGAGCACCACATTGGAGACACGGTGGTGTAGCCCACGGTCCAAAACCAAGGGTTTATTTTAAGAGATTGAACAAAAAAATGAAAAGACTTGCATTAAAGTCAGCTTTATCTTTAAGACTCAAAGAAGAAAATCTTATCGTTGTTGATGAGATTAAATTTGAAAGACCAAAAACAAAAGACTTGAGAGAAGTTTTAAAGAATTTAGGACTTGAAAATCAAAAAGTTTTGGTTGTTCTTCCAAAGAAAGTTGAGGAATATGTTAATGTTAAGATTTCTGGACGCAATATTCCAGGAGTTAAAGTTATCATTGCAGACAATCCTGGTGTTGACAGAACAAACATTGATGGATTGAACGTATATGATATTTTGAATCATGACAAACTTGTGCTCCTCCAAGGTACCGTCCAGAAGATCGAGGAGGTGCTTGGCTAA
- the rplN gene encoding 50S ribosomal protein L14 produces the protein MIINESYLNVADNSGAKLLRVIRVMGGSRRKWGTVGDVVVCSVRDAVPNGDLKKGDVVKAVIVRTKKEIRRPDGTYIRFDDNAAVVLDKYNEPKGTRVFGPVAKELREKGFMKIVSLAPEVF, from the coding sequence ATGATAATTAATGAAAGCTACCTCAATGTTGCAGACAACTCAGGAGCAAAACTTTTAAGAGTTATTAGAGTAATGGGTGGTTCAAGAAGAAAATGGGGAACAGTTGGAGATGTAGTTGTATGTAGTGTTAGAGATGCAGTACCAAATGGAGATTTGAAAAAAGGCGATGTTGTAAAGGCTGTTATTGTTAGAACGAAAAAAGAAATTAGAAGACCAGATGGTACTTATATTCGTTTTGATGATAATGCCGCTGTCGTACTAGATAAATATAACGAGCCTAAGGGGACACGTGTTTTTGGTCCAGTTGCAAAGGAATTAAGAGAAAAAGGATTTATGAAAATTGTCTCCTTAGCGCCTGAAGTATTTTAA
- the rpsJ gene encoding 30S ribosomal protein S10: protein MPGQKIRIRLKAYDHKLLDESAKKIVEIVKQTNAKVSGPIPLPTERTLYVVLRSPLKHKDSREQFEKRIHKRLIDILEPSPKTIDALMKINLPAGVDVEINL from the coding sequence ATGCCAGGACAGAAGATAAGAATTAGGTTGAAGGCATATGATCATAAATTGTTAGATGAATCAGCAAAGAAAATTGTTGAAATTGTAAAGCAAACAAATGCAAAGGTTTCAGGACCAATTCCATTGCCAACAGAAAGGACACTTTATGTTGTTTTAAGATCACCATTAAAACATAAAGATTCTAGGGAACAATTTGAAAAGAGAATTCACAAGAGATTGATTGATATTTTGGAACCATCACCAAAAACTATAGATGCATTGATGAAGATTAATCTTCCAGCTGGAGTTGACGTTGAAATCAACTTGTGA
- the rpsH gene encoding 30S ribosomal protein S8 — MWSDPIADMLTRIRNANVALKEQVDVPASNLKKEIAEILKREGFIKDYTYIEDGKQGIIRIHMKYKGTRRNRERVIHGIVRVSKPGRRIYVGKDNLPKVKNGLGIAILTTSKGVLTDKQAREIGVGGEVIAYIW; from the coding sequence ATGTGGAGCGATCCAATAGCTGACATGCTCACTCGAATAAGGAATGCAAATGTTGCATTAAAAGAACAAGTAGATGTACCAGCATCAAACTTGAAAAAAGAAATTGCAGAAATATTAAAAAGAGAAGGATTTATAAAAGACTACACATATATTGAAGATGGAAAACAGGGAATAATAAGAATTCACATGAAATACAAAGGAACAAGAAGAAATAGAGAGAGAGTAATTCATGGTATTGTAAGAGTTTCAAAGCCTGGAAGAAGAATATATGTTGGAAAAGATAATCTTCCAAAGGTTAAGAATGGATTAGGTATAGCTATTTTAACAACATCAAAAGGCGTATTAACTGACAAGCAAGCAAGAGAAATCGGTGTTGGCGGAGAAGTTATTGCCTATATTTGGTAA
- the rplB gene encoding 50S ribosomal protein L2, whose product MGLRRFKPTSPARRQMIIPDFSEITKKEPEKSLIAPLKKTGGRNSYGRVTVRFRGGGHKRRYRIIDFKRDKVGVPARVVSIEYDPNRTARIALLVYADGEKRYILAPQGLNVGDTVLNGPDAEIKPGNALPLENIPVGTIVHNVEFIPGKGGQIARSAGTSCQLMAKEGKYALLRMPSGELRKVPVKCYATIGVVGNEDHKNEVDGKAGRMRWKGRKPHVRGVAMNPVDHPHGGGEGRGKGHHPQSPWGQLAKGYKTRRGKKASDKLIVRRRNG is encoded by the coding sequence ATGGGTCTTAGAAGATTTAAACCAACAAGCCCTGCAAGAAGACAAATGATAATACCTGATTTTTCCGAAATTACTAAAAAAGAACCGGAAAAATCATTAATTGCTCCACTTAAAAAAACAGGTGGAAGAAATAGTTATGGAAGAGTAACTGTAAGATTTAGAGGTGGCGGGCACAAAAGAAGATACAGAATCATTGATTTTAAAAGAGATAAAGTAGGAGTACCAGCTAGAGTAGTATCTATTGAATACGATCCAAATAGAACGGCAAGAATAGCATTGCTTGTCTATGCAGATGGTGAAAAAAGATATATATTAGCTCCTCAGGGTTTAAATGTTGGTGATACAGTATTAAATGGTCCTGATGCAGAAATTAAACCAGGTAATGCATTACCGCTTGAAAATATTCCAGTTGGTACAATTGTTCATAACGTTGAGTTTATTCCTGGCAAAGGTGGTCAAATTGCAAGATCCGCTGGTACATCATGTCAATTGATGGCAAAAGAAGGGAAATACGCATTATTGAGAATGCCATCAGGTGAGCTTAGAAAAGTTCCAGTAAAATGTTATGCAACAATCGGAGTAGTTGGAAATGAAGATCACAAAAACGAAGTTGATGGAAAAGCAGGAAGAATGAGATGGAAAGGTAGAAAACCACATGTTAGAGGTGTTGCAATGAATCCAGTTGATCACCCACATGGTGGTGGTGAAGGAAGAGGAAAAGGGCACCATCCACAAAGTCCATGGGGTCAACTTGCTAAAGGTTATAAAACAAGAAGAGGAAAGAAAGCATCAGATAAATTGATTGTAAGAAGAAGAAATGGTTAA
- the rplP gene encoding 50S ribosomal protein L16, with amino-acid sequence MLMPKRVKYRKQHRGRMKGNAKGGALVSFGEYGLKAMESHWITAQQIEACRIAITRTLKKTGKLWIRVFPDKSYTKHPAESKLGKGKGNVEGWVAVVKPGKILFEIGGVDEKLAREALEYAATKLPIRTKIVKRHEIGGEAV; translated from the coding sequence ATGTTAATGCCAAAAAGAGTTAAGTACAGAAAACAACATAGAGGTAGAATGAAAGGAAATGCAAAAGGCGGAGCATTAGTAAGCTTTGGTGAATATGGTCTTAAAGCTATGGAGTCACACTGGATTACAGCGCAGCAGATAGAAGCATGTAGAATTGCAATTACAAGAACTTTAAAGAAAACTGGTAAACTTTGGATTAGAGTTTTTCCTGATAAATCATATACAAAACACCCGGCTGAGAGTAAGCTAGGTAAAGGTAAAGGAAACGTTGAAGGTTGGGTAGCAGTAGTAAAACCAGGTAAAATATTATTTGAAATTGGTGGAGTAGATGAAAAGCTTGCTAGAGAAGCGTTAGAATATGCTGCTACAAAACTTCCAATAAGAACAAAAATAGTAAAAAGACACGAGATAGGTGGTGAAGCAGTATGA